Proteins encoded together in one Halogranum gelatinilyticum window:
- a CDS encoding M24 family metallopeptidase codes for MTFYERDFMEGTRGTMAVDWEERIDTKRMREERKERALERMRDAGLSSMLLLSDPNIRYVTGLAMTGGSGADHYSLLLEDGSVVHWDTADHASNQRFNCPWLTDIRYACPGLGNVPRASGSPSARKFLLDTMAEGVASALSDYGLEKEPMGIDVGNAGLLDALERQGIDTRTEECAAVMEDARKVKTKDEIECLRMVAAIAEAGFQQVVENARPGRRESEVWGDVTRELWRHGAFVGGGYLTSGPNTWPKHQANTTDRMIRPGDLVYADMYNIGYLGYRSCYYRTFSMGEPTEAQQDAYELARDNLYDVLERIEPGATTDDVAQGFPDMEGEHADWYDADEHWQMTTNHWAHGLGLQLYEVPLIWRGISEDHPIELEEGMVMAVETQEPAERQGVRVEEMVVVRENGVEILSQWPVEEITAIDY; via the coding sequence ATGACGTTCTACGAGCGCGACTTCATGGAAGGCACCCGGGGGACGATGGCCGTCGACTGGGAGGAACGCATCGACACGAAGCGGATGCGCGAGGAGCGCAAAGAGCGCGCGCTCGAACGGATGCGGGATGCTGGATTGAGTTCGATGCTCCTCCTCTCGGACCCGAACATCCGCTACGTGACCGGCCTCGCGATGACCGGCGGCAGCGGCGCGGACCACTACTCGCTGCTCCTCGAAGACGGCTCTGTCGTCCACTGGGACACCGCCGACCACGCCTCGAACCAGCGGTTCAACTGTCCCTGGCTGACCGACATCCGCTACGCCTGCCCCGGTCTCGGCAACGTTCCGCGGGCCTCCGGCAGCCCCAGTGCCCGCAAATTCCTCCTCGACACGATGGCCGAGGGCGTCGCGAGCGCGCTCTCTGACTACGGCCTCGAGAAAGAGCCGATGGGCATCGACGTCGGCAACGCGGGCCTGCTCGACGCCCTCGAACGCCAGGGCATCGACACCCGCACCGAGGAGTGCGCGGCCGTGATGGAAGATGCGAGAAAGGTCAAGACCAAAGACGAAATCGAGTGTCTGCGGATGGTCGCCGCCATCGCCGAGGCGGGCTTCCAGCAGGTCGTCGAGAACGCCCGGCCAGGAAGGAGAGAATCGGAGGTTTGGGGCGACGTGACCCGCGAACTGTGGCGTCACGGCGCGTTCGTCGGCGGCGGCTACCTGACCTCGGGACCGAACACGTGGCCCAAGCACCAGGCCAACACGACGGACCGGATGATTCGCCCCGGCGACCTCGTCTACGCCGATATGTACAACATCGGCTACCTGGGCTACCGCTCCTGTTACTACCGCACCTTCTCGATGGGCGAACCCACGGAGGCGCAGCAGGACGCCTACGAACTCGCCCGCGACAACCTCTACGACGTGCTCGAACGCATCGAACCCGGCGCGACCACCGACGACGTCGCGCAGGGCTTCCCGGACATGGAAGGCGAACACGCCGACTGGTACGACGCCGACGAGCACTGGCAGATGACCACCAACCACTGGGCGCACGGGCTCGGCCTCCAGTTGTACGAAGTCCCCCTCATCTGGCGCGGCATCTCCGAAGACCACCCCATCGAACTGGAGGAGGGGATGGTGATGGCCGTCGAGACCCAGGAGCCAGCCGAGCGGCAGGGCGTCCGCGTCGAGGAGATGGTCGTCGTCCGCGAAAACGGCGTGGAGATCCTGAGTCAGTGGCCCGTCGAGGAGATCACCGCCATCGACTACTGA
- a CDS encoding LLM class flavin-dependent oxidoreductase: MKLGTGLFTCQRRPDDDRPTSALYDEMLTLARTIEDAGLDSAWVSEHHFLDDGYLSGTMPALGALAAATDEIEIGSCIALAPLYNAVRLAEDAATVDLVSNGRLTLGLAIGSNPREFAEFGVPQEERVERLADTVDLLRGAWSDGPLGHESPYNPVSPDTSITPKPDGHLPIMLGGAAKPAVRRAARTADGWCAPSSLSVGAVKKRVDDIRQVREKEGLDGDFTVYVLQHGFVGDSREEAWDAMKDGYLYLQRRYAEIFSGESVPELDDERKRELKDQAIFGTPEQVREELETYRDALGDDVHFIFRTYHPGTGTEEMVECIERLGEEVAPELA; the protein is encoded by the coding sequence ATGAAACTCGGCACCGGCCTGTTCACCTGTCAGCGCCGCCCGGACGACGACCGGCCGACGAGCGCCCTCTACGACGAGATGCTGACGCTCGCGCGCACCATCGAGGACGCTGGCCTCGACAGCGCGTGGGTCTCCGAACACCACTTCCTCGACGACGGCTACCTCTCGGGGACGATGCCCGCGCTCGGCGCGTTAGCGGCCGCCACCGACGAGATAGAGATCGGCTCCTGTATCGCGCTCGCGCCGCTCTACAACGCCGTCCGGCTCGCCGAGGACGCCGCCACCGTCGACCTCGTCTCGAACGGTCGACTCACGCTCGGTCTCGCCATCGGGTCGAACCCCCGGGAGTTCGCGGAGTTCGGCGTCCCACAGGAGGAGCGCGTCGAACGCCTCGCCGACACGGTCGACCTCCTCAGAGGTGCCTGGTCCGACGGACCACTCGGTCACGAGTCGCCCTACAATCCAGTCTCGCCCGACACGTCCATCACCCCCAAGCCCGACGGCCACCTTCCCATCATGCTCGGCGGGGCGGCCAAGCCCGCGGTCCGCCGGGCCGCCCGCACCGCCGACGGCTGGTGCGCGCCCTCGTCGCTCTCCGTTGGGGCCGTAAAGAAGCGCGTCGACGACATCCGGCAGGTGCGGGAGAAAGAGGGTCTCGACGGCGACTTCACCGTCTACGTCCTCCAGCACGGCTTCGTCGGCGACTCCCGCGAGGAGGCGTGGGACGCCATGAAGGACGGCTATCTCTATCTCCAGCGACGCTACGCGGAGATCTTCTCCGGCGAGTCGGTGCCGGAACTGGACGACGAGCGCAAGCGAGAACTGAAAGACCAGGCCATCTTCGGCACGCCCGAGCAGGTCAGAGAGGAGCTGGAGACCTACCGCGACGCCCTCGGCGACGACGTTCACTTCATCTTCCGGACGTACCACCCCGGAACGGGAACTGAAGAGATGGTCGAGTGCATCGAGCGGCTGGGCGAGGAAGTCGCGCCGGAACTGGCCTGA
- a CDS encoding PaaI family thioesterase, giving the protein MDIEEFFETMPFADLLGVEVTEVEDGHAEGRIEMREELSWNSEKQMAHGGVTFTLADTVGGAALVSLVDQPVPTIDIRIDYLSAGTGDLRAVADVVRLGGDIGVVDVDVFTADDTRAAQVRGVYKTG; this is encoded by the coding sequence ATGGACATCGAGGAGTTCTTCGAGACGATGCCGTTCGCCGACCTGCTCGGCGTCGAGGTGACCGAGGTAGAGGACGGCCACGCCGAGGGCCGGATCGAGATGCGCGAGGAGCTGTCGTGGAACAGTGAGAAGCAGATGGCCCACGGCGGCGTCACGTTCACGCTCGCCGACACGGTGGGCGGCGCGGCACTCGTCTCGCTGGTCGACCAGCCCGTGCCGACCATCGACATACGCATCGATTATCTGAGTGCGGGGACCGGCGACCTCCGGGCGGTGGCGGACGTGGTCCGGCTCGGCGGCGACATCGGCGTCGTCGACGTCGACGTGTTCACCGCGGACGACACCCGCGCCGCGCAGGTCCGGGGTGTCTACAAGACCGGGTAG
- a CDS encoding alpha-ketoacid dehydrogenase subunit beta has translation MSLAESGEQLTLVDGVREALRAEMARDEGVLVLGEDVGKNGGVFRATDGLYDEFGSARVLDTPLAESGIVGASIGMATKGLRPVAEIQFMGFVYPAFDQLVSHAARLRNRSRGRFTCPMVVRAPYGGGIRAPEHHSESMEAIFAHQPGLKVAIPSTPTDAYGLLRAAIRDPDPVVFLEPKRLYRSFREPVDLDAEPIELGKAAVRREGSDVSVFTYGSMVPPTLEAAELVEADLGIDVEVVDLRTISPLDRETTVESLKRTGRGVVVHEAPLSGGFAGELVATLQEDALYHLEAPIKRVTGFDTPVPLHALEDFYLPAPVRIAEGIRETVEAEA, from the coding sequence GTGAGCCTCGCCGAATCCGGCGAACAGCTGACGCTCGTCGACGGCGTCCGCGAGGCACTGCGGGCGGAGATGGCTCGCGACGAGGGTGTGCTCGTCCTCGGCGAGGACGTGGGGAAGAACGGCGGCGTCTTCCGCGCCACCGACGGTCTCTACGACGAATTCGGCTCGGCGCGCGTCCTCGACACGCCGCTGGCCGAATCGGGCATCGTCGGTGCCTCCATCGGCATGGCGACGAAGGGGCTGCGGCCTGTCGCGGAGATACAGTTCATGGGCTTCGTCTACCCCGCGTTCGACCAGCTCGTCTCTCACGCCGCCCGTCTCAGAAACCGGAGCCGCGGCCGGTTCACCTGTCCGATGGTCGTCCGCGCGCCCTACGGCGGCGGGATTCGCGCCCCAGAACACCACTCGGAGTCGATGGAGGCCATCTTCGCCCACCAGCCGGGGCTGAAGGTCGCGATTCCGAGTACGCCGACCGACGCCTACGGCCTGCTCCGTGCGGCCATCCGCGACCCCGACCCCGTCGTCTTCCTCGAACCGAAGCGGCTCTACCGGTCGTTCCGCGAACCGGTCGATCTCGACGCGGAACCCATCGAGTTGGGGAAGGCCGCCGTCCGCCGCGAAGGGTCGGACGTCTCGGTCTTCACCTACGGCTCGATGGTCCCGCCGACGCTGGAGGCCGCCGAGCTGGTCGAAGCGGACCTCGGTATCGACGTCGAGGTGGTCGACTTACGCACGATCTCGCCGCTGGACCGCGAGACGACTGTCGAGTCACTGAAGCGAACCGGACGGGGCGTCGTCGTCCACGAAGCCCCGCTGTCGGGTGGCTTCGCGGGCGAACTCGTCGCCACCCTCCAGGAGGACGCGCTCTACCACCTCGAAGCCCCCATCAAGCGCGTCACGGGCTTCGACACGCCCGTGCCGCTGCACGCGCTGGAGGACTTCTACCTCCCCGCGCCGGTGCGTATCGCCGAGGGCATCCGCGAGACGGTCGAGGCCGAGGCGTAG
- the pdhA gene encoding pyruvate dehydrogenase (acetyl-transferring) E1 component subunit alpha, with the protein MSVLDHSADDDSQYRLLNPDGSRTDEPLPDVDDETLLGIYEHMRLARRFDERAVSLQRQGRIATYAPLAGQEAAQVASAYALGTQDWLFPTYRDHAAKVVRGVPIESLLLTMMGHGDGYAIPEGVNVMPEYIPIATQLPQAAGAAMASRYLGEDSVYCCYFGDGATSEGDFHEGMNFAGVFDAPVVFFCNNNQWAISVPRERQTASETIAQKADAYGFDGVQVDGTDPLAVYVATREAVRKARDPGPGEARPTLIEAVQYRFGAHTTADDPDVYREGVPEEWRDRDPIPRYERFLRDRGLLDDATEEAITERIEEQLADAIAAAESTTAESPGAMFEHVYAEPTPELERQRAELEALVERYGEDAFRRDHS; encoded by the coding sequence ATGAGCGTACTCGACCACTCCGCGGACGACGACTCCCAGTATCGACTGTTGAACCCCGACGGCAGCCGGACCGACGAACCGCTGCCCGACGTCGACGACGAGACCCTGCTCGGCATCTACGAGCATATGCGACTCGCCCGTCGCTTCGACGAGCGGGCGGTTAGCCTCCAGCGACAGGGCCGCATCGCCACCTATGCGCCCCTCGCCGGACAGGAGGCGGCCCAGGTCGCCAGTGCCTACGCGCTGGGGACCCAAGACTGGCTCTTCCCGACCTACCGCGACCACGCCGCGAAGGTGGTTCGCGGGGTGCCCATCGAGTCGCTGCTCCTGACGATGATGGGCCACGGCGACGGCTACGCGATCCCCGAGGGCGTCAACGTCATGCCGGAGTATATCCCCATCGCGACGCAGCTTCCGCAGGCCGCGGGCGCGGCGATGGCGTCGCGCTATCTCGGCGAGGACAGCGTCTACTGCTGTTACTTCGGCGACGGCGCGACCAGCGAGGGCGACTTCCACGAAGGGATGAACTTCGCGGGCGTCTTCGACGCGCCGGTCGTCTTCTTCTGCAACAACAACCAGTGGGCCATCTCCGTCCCTCGCGAGCGACAGACCGCGAGTGAGACCATCGCCCAGAAGGCCGACGCCTACGGCTTCGACGGTGTCCAGGTCGACGGGACCGACCCCCTCGCGGTCTACGTCGCCACCCGCGAGGCCGTCCGGAAGGCGCGCGACCCCGGTCCCGGCGAGGCGCGGCCGACGCTCATCGAGGCGGTCCAGTACCGCTTCGGCGCGCACACCACCGCCGACGACCCCGACGTCTACCGGGAGGGCGTCCCCGAGGAGTGGCGCGACCGCGACCCCATCCCGCGCTACGAGCGGTTCCTGCGGGACCGCGGCCTGCTGGACGACGCGACGGAGGAAGCCATCACGGAGCGTATCGAGGAGCAGCTCGCCGACGCCATCGCGGCCGCCGAGTCGACCACGGCCGAGTCGCCCGGGGCGATGTTCGAGCACGTCTACGCCGAGCCGACGCCCGAACTGGAACGCCAGCGCGCGGAACTGGAGGCACTCGTCGAACGCTACGGCGAGGACGCCTTCCGGAGGGACCACTCGTGA
- a CDS encoding VOC family protein has translation MSTHHTPIRVDHVGIAVESVPEAETVLQALGAVKRHEEPSPDGSFTWGTYELGDASRLELIAPTESEAEDGFLGDFLAEHGPGLHHVTLEVADLAAVVDSLEAAGLRVVDVTDRGDWTEAFVSPRNPTGVLFQLMEYHEGYATRHGGADAAYVDGVRLGASEESPEGDE, from the coding sequence ATGTCGACACACCACACACCGATTCGGGTCGACCACGTCGGTATCGCCGTCGAGTCGGTACCGGAGGCCGAGACCGTCCTCCAGGCGCTCGGGGCGGTCAAGCGTCACGAGGAACCGAGTCCCGACGGCTCGTTCACCTGGGGAACCTACGAACTCGGCGACGCGTCGCGGTTAGAGCTTATCGCGCCGACCGAGAGCGAGGCCGAAGACGGGTTCCTCGGCGACTTCCTCGCCGAGCACGGGCCGGGACTCCACCACGTCACGCTCGAAGTGGCCGACCTCGCCGCCGTCGTCGACAGTCTCGAAGCGGCCGGGCTGCGGGTCGTCGACGTCACCGACCGGGGCGACTGGACGGAGGCGTTCGTCTCGCCGCGGAATCCGACTGGCGTCCTGTTTCAACTGATGGAGTACCACGAGGGCTACGCAACACGCCACGGTGGTGCTGACGCGGCCTACGTCGACGGTGTGCGGCTAGGGGCGAGTGAGGAAAGTCCGGAGGGCGACGAATGA
- a CDS encoding PaaI family thioesterase, with protein sequence MSDDTGAESDADDVPAEVRERIESDPYCATLGIDLRELGAGSATTALTVTDDLLNFHGTPHGGALYSLADAAFAAASNSHGDPAVALETNVSYLAAVDVGATVLATATETHRTRRTAEYEVVLTTETDGERVATFRGRVYRP encoded by the coding sequence ATGAGCGACGACACGGGAGCCGAGAGCGACGCCGACGACGTCCCCGCCGAGGTCCGCGAACGGATCGAGTCGGACCCCTACTGTGCGACGCTCGGCATCGACCTCCGAGAACTCGGAGCTGGGTCGGCGACGACGGCGTTGACCGTCACCGACGACCTCCTCAACTTCCACGGGACGCCCCATGGGGGCGCGCTCTACTCGCTGGCCGACGCGGCCTTCGCCGCGGCCTCCAACAGTCACGGCGACCCGGCCGTCGCGCTGGAGACGAACGTCTCCTATCTCGCCGCCGTCGACGTGGGGGCGACCGTCCTCGCAACTGCCACAGAGACCCACCGCACCCGCCGGACCGCCGAGTACGAGGTGGTGCTCACGACCGAGACCGACGGCGAGCGCGTGGCGACGTTCCGCGGCCGGGTCTACCGCCCCTGA
- the paaK gene encoding phenylacetate--CoA ligase PaaK produces the protein MVNNDVETASREDLHELQSERLRDIVAHAYENVDYYRETLDEAGVSPGDIESVDDIDTLPFTEKEDFRDEYPDGMFAVDWADVKRIHASSGTTGKPKVVSYTEDDLGVWREVMARSLSAAGVREDHVVQNAYGYGLFTGGLGFHDGIQELGACVVPTGGGNTARQIDMLQDLGSDVLCCTPSYCLYLAEAAEKRGIDVRDLPLSTVIIGAEPFTDPMREEIEDALGVTAVDVYGLSEIIGPGVSIECADAQDGLHIWEDHFYPEIIDPATGEVLPEGEEGELVLTTLSKQALPVLRYRTGDMTTLNYDSCECGRTCVRMGNVTGRADDLLIVRGVNVYPSQIEEVMLDLDEVAPHYRIDLRRDGSLDTLELTVEHHEEYAGSSESLRETVQARLEDVLDVTPDSIDIVEPGTIGRTEVGKVQRVYDHR, from the coding sequence ATGGTCAATAATGATGTAGAAACCGCATCACGAGAGGACCTCCACGAACTCCAAAGCGAGCGGCTCCGAGATATCGTTGCACACGCCTACGAGAACGTCGATTACTACCGCGAGACACTGGACGAGGCGGGGGTCTCTCCCGGGGACATCGAGAGCGTCGACGACATCGACACGCTGCCGTTCACCGAGAAGGAGGACTTCCGCGACGAGTATCCCGACGGGATGTTCGCCGTCGACTGGGCCGACGTGAAGCGTATCCACGCGTCCTCGGGAACCACAGGAAAGCCGAAGGTCGTCTCCTACACGGAAGACGACCTCGGCGTCTGGCGGGAAGTGATGGCGCGGTCGCTCTCCGCCGCGGGCGTCCGCGAGGACCACGTCGTCCAGAACGCCTACGGCTACGGACTCTTCACTGGCGGCTTGGGCTTCCACGACGGGATTCAGGAACTCGGCGCGTGCGTCGTCCCGACCGGCGGCGGCAACACCGCAAGACAGATCGATATGCTCCAAGACCTCGGGAGCGACGTCCTCTGCTGTACCCCCTCCTACTGTCTCTACCTCGCCGAAGCCGCCGAGAAGCGCGGCATCGACGTCCGCGACCTGCCGCTGTCGACGGTCATCATCGGCGCGGAACCCTTCACCGACCCGATGCGCGAGGAGATCGAGGACGCACTCGGCGTCACCGCCGTCGACGTCTACGGTCTCTCCGAGATTATTGGTCCCGGCGTCTCCATCGAGTGTGCGGACGCACAGGACGGGCTCCACATCTGGGAGGACCACTTCTACCCCGAGATCATCGACCCCGCCACCGGCGAGGTGCTTCCGGAGGGTGAGGAGGGCGAACTCGTCCTGACGACGCTCTCGAAGCAGGCACTCCCGGTGCTGCGCTACCGCACGGGCGACATGACGACGCTGAACTACGACAGCTGCGAGTGTGGCCGGACCTGCGTCCGCATGGGCAACGTCACCGGCCGCGCCGACGACCTGCTCATCGTCCGCGGGGTCAACGTCTACCCCAGCCAGATCGAGGAGGTCATGCTCGACCTCGACGAGGTCGCCCCCCACTACCGCATCGACCTGCGGCGCGACGGCAGCCTCGACACCTTGGAGCTGACCGTCGAGCACCACGAGGAGTACGCGGGGTCGAGCGAGAGCCTCCGCGAGACGGTCCAGGCGCGACTGGAGGACGTCCTCGACGTCACGCCCGACAGCATCGACATCGTCGAACCGGGCACCATCGGCCGCACCGAGGTCGGCAAGGTCCAACGCGTCTACGACCACCGCTGA
- a CDS encoding ABC transporter ATP-binding protein: MEPLLSLRDVRAGYGETQVLDGVSLDVHEGETVALIGRNGVGKTTTLRSILGAITPTAGTITYDGEDITELDPVKTVKLGVGLVPEERRVFPGLSVEENLRLGSYGGSDTENRRSVEEVLDTFENLSRRRESRGVDLSGGEQQMLSVGRALVAGADLLMLDEPTEGLAPLIVDRVAELIEEINDEGITVLLVEQNVSVTLELADRVYILDKGQVVYEGTPAELDEDESVLDRYLGVSV, from the coding sequence ATGGAGCCCTTACTCAGTCTCCGCGACGTGCGGGCGGGCTACGGCGAGACGCAGGTCCTCGACGGCGTCTCGCTCGACGTCCACGAGGGCGAGACGGTCGCGCTCATCGGCCGCAACGGCGTCGGCAAGACCACCACGCTGCGGTCGATTCTCGGTGCTATTACGCCGACAGCGGGGACCATCACCTACGACGGCGAGGACATCACCGAGTTGGACCCGGTGAAGACCGTCAAACTCGGCGTCGGCCTGGTGCCCGAGGAACGACGCGTCTTCCCCGGTCTCTCCGTCGAGGAGAACCTCCGTCTCGGCAGCTACGGCGGCAGCGACACGGAGAACCGCCGCAGCGTCGAGGAGGTGCTCGATACCTTCGAGAACCTCTCGCGACGGCGCGAGTCGCGTGGGGTCGACCTCAGCGGCGGCGAACAGCAGATGCTCTCGGTCGGCCGCGCGCTCGTCGCCGGGGCGGACCTGCTGATGCTCGACGAACCGACCGAGGGGCTGGCACCGCTCATTGTCGACCGGGTGGCCGAGTTGATCGAAGAGATCAACGACGAGGGCATCACGGTGCTGCTCGTCGAACAGAACGTCTCGGTCACACTCGAGTTGGCGGATCGAGTGTACATCCTCGACAAGGGACAGGTCGTCTACGAAGGGACGCCCGCCGAGTTGGACGAAGACGAGTCGGTGTTGGACCGCTATCTCGGCGTCAGCGTCTGA
- a CDS encoding ABC transporter ATP-binding protein, with translation MATTDPADPTNPTDASESATATDAATTDVVLETRDLVKRFGELVATDEVNLAIERGEFRSVIGPNGAGKTTLFNLISGALTPTSGQVVFEGEDVSRLPPYERVKKGIGRSFQITNVFAGLSVRENVRVAAQSVFDDRISWRDRFLRGAGDFDDINERTDWTLDQVGLRERADERAGSLAYGDRRRLEIGLVLATDPQVVLLDEPTAGMSREETRATMHLIDDVLADRTLLLIEHDIDLVMNVSDRITVLDRGRELATGNPDEVAANDAVQAAYLGGER, from the coding sequence ATGGCGACGACTGACCCCGCTGACCCCACCAATCCCACCGACGCAAGCGAGTCCGCGACGGCGACCGACGCGGCCACCACCGACGTCGTTCTCGAAACGCGCGACCTCGTCAAGCGGTTCGGCGAACTCGTCGCCACCGACGAGGTCAACCTCGCAATCGAGCGCGGCGAGTTCCGTAGCGTCATCGGCCCCAACGGAGCCGGCAAGACGACCCTGTTCAACCTCATCTCGGGGGCACTGACGCCGACCTCGGGGCAGGTCGTCTTCGAGGGCGAAGACGTGAGCCGACTTCCACCCTACGAGCGCGTCAAGAAGGGAATCGGCCGCTCGTTCCAGATCACGAACGTCTTCGCGGGGCTGAGCGTCCGCGAGAACGTCCGCGTCGCCGCCCAGTCGGTGTTCGACGACCGCATCTCCTGGCGGGACCGCTTCCTCCGGGGGGCGGGCGACTTCGACGACATCAACGAGCGGACCGACTGGACGCTCGACCAGGTCGGGCTCCGCGAGCGGGCCGACGAGCGCGCCGGGTCGCTCGCGTACGGCGACCGCAGGCGGTTGGAAATCGGTCTCGTGCTTGCGACGGATCCGCAGGTCGTCCTGCTGGACGAGCCGACCGCGGGCATGAGCCGCGAGGAGACCCGCGCGACGATGCATCTCATCGACGACGTGCTCGCCGACCGCACCCTGCTCCTCATCGAGCACGACATCGACCTCGTGATGAACGTCTCCGACCGCATCACCGTCCTCGACCGAGGTCGGGAGCTGGCGACCGGTAACCCCGACGAGGTAGCCGCGAACGACGCGGTGCAGGCCGCGTATCTCGGAGGTGAGCGGTGA
- a CDS encoding ABC transporter permease, producing the protein MAVGAALAEQVLNGLTIGMVYVLLAAGLSIIFGVMDVINFAHGEFFALGAYFAFALAVGAGASGFWIALLVAPLLIAVVGAAVERWTIRPLYGRNPLYHILLTFGLVLIFKDLIELIWGTQPKQIARPEVLAGTLDLFGFEYAIYSYFVIGIGAIIAFGTWLALTKTRYGLIIRAGSMDREMVRYLGIDIDRYYTVVFAFGAALAAVGGIVLAGRQSVSPGMGDLVIIPAFIIVVLGGLGSFRGAVVGGLGVGVIQTLMRSFVPALEGLAVFLLMIVVLLVRPQGLFGNPEWSSHGGDGKLLTASGQGLLTPELRRWLGIGVVAALAVAPLAMGLIGQSYYVNTLMVNILVWALFALSLDFVMGYAGLVSLGHVLFYGVGAYASVLVLIHFVPSLFLALAIGMVLSVVVAWVVGQLSIRVSGVYFSMITLGFAELFHSAVFKFEFTGADNGLFGIDPVYGLASGPEVGSIELVGGVELYYYVVLVLVVGSYLLARQLMRAPFGSVLQSIRESEQRTEFVGYDVTAYKRRAFVVSGGLAALAGGLAAVSTGGVSPTFLAWIKSGEVIVMTILGGMGTLYGPMLGAGVFFVAKEVLLGFTEQWQGVLGVLFVLFVIFVPRGLVSVPGLLQERFGGGARGPELVDDDVEVSD; encoded by the coding sequence ATGGCCGTCGGTGCCGCCCTCGCAGAGCAGGTCCTGAACGGTCTCACCATCGGGATGGTGTACGTCCTGCTCGCGGCAGGACTGTCCATCATCTTCGGCGTGATGGACGTCATCAACTTCGCCCACGGCGAGTTCTTCGCGCTCGGCGCGTACTTCGCGTTCGCGCTCGCCGTCGGTGCCGGTGCCAGCGGCTTCTGGATCGCGCTGCTCGTCGCGCCCCTGCTCATCGCCGTCGTCGGCGCGGCCGTCGAACGCTGGACCATCAGACCGCTCTACGGCCGCAACCCGCTGTACCACATCCTCCTCACCTTCGGGCTGGTGCTCATCTTCAAGGACCTCATCGAACTGATCTGGGGCACCCAGCCCAAGCAGATCGCCCGCCCCGAAGTGCTCGCCGGGACGCTCGACCTCTTCGGCTTCGAGTACGCCATCTACAGCTACTTCGTCATCGGTATCGGAGCGATTATCGCCTTCGGGACGTGGCTCGCGCTGACCAAGACCCGCTACGGACTCATCATCCGCGCGGGGTCGATGGACCGCGAGATGGTCCGCTATCTCGGCATCGACATCGACCGCTACTACACCGTCGTCTTCGCGTTCGGGGCCGCCCTCGCCGCGGTCGGCGGCATCGTCCTCGCCGGGCGACAGAGCGTCAGCCCCGGGATGGGCGACCTCGTCATCATCCCGGCCTTCATCATCGTCGTGCTCGGCGGCCTCGGCAGCTTCCGGGGGGCCGTCGTGGGTGGTCTCGGCGTCGGCGTCATCCAGACGCTGATGCGGAGCTTCGTGCCCGCACTGGAGGGGCTAGCGGTCTTCCTGCTCATGATCGTCGTCCTCCTCGTCCGGCCGCAGGGACTCTTCGGGAATCCGGAGTGGAGCAGCCACGGCGGCGACGGCAAACTGCTCACCGCGAGCGGCCAGGGGCTGCTCACCCCCGAGTTGCGGCGGTGGCTCGGCATCGGCGTCGTCGCCGCCCTCGCCGTCGCGCCGCTCGCGATGGGGCTGATCGGCCAGTCGTACTACGTCAACACGCTCATGGTCAACATCCTCGTCTGGGCGCTGTTCGCGCTCAGTCTGGACTTCGTGATGGGCTACGCCGGGCTCGTCTCGCTCGGCCACGTCCTGTTCTACGGGGTTGGTGCGTATGCGTCGGTGCTGGTGCTCATCCACTTCGTGCCGTCGCTGTTTCTCGCTTTGGCCATCGGGATGGTCCTGAGTGTCGTGGTCGCGTGGGTGGTCGGCCAGCTCTCCATCCGCGTCTCCGGTGTCTACTTCTCGATGATCACGCTCGGCTTCGCAGAACTGTTCCACAGCGCCGTCTTCAAGTTCGAGTTCACCGGTGCCGACAACGGTCTCTTCGGTATCGACCCGGTCTACGGGCTGGCGTCGGGACCCGAAGTCGGCAGCATCGAACTCGTCGGCGGCGTCGAACTCTACTACTACGTCGTCCTCGTGCTCGTCGTCGGCTCCTATCTCCTCGCCCGCCAGCTGATGCGCGCGCCCTTCGGGAGCGTGCTCCAGTCCATCCGCGAGAGCGAACAGCGCACGGAGTTCGTCGGCTACGACGTGACGGCCTACAAACGGCGCGCCTTCGTCGTCAGCGGCGGACTCGCAGCACTCGCGGGGGGACTCGCGGCCGTCTCGACCGGCGGCGTCTCCCCGACCTTCCTCGCGTGGATCAAGTCCGGCGAGGTCATCGTCATGACCATCCTCGGCGGAATGGGGACGCTCTACGGCCCGATGCTCGGTGCCGGGGTGTTCTTCGTCGCCAAGGAGGTCCTGCTGGGCTTCACCGAGCAGTGGCAGGGCGTCCTCGGGGTGCTCTTCGTCCTCTTCGTCATCTTCGTCCCGCGCGGGCTGGTCTCGGTGCCCGGCCTGCTCCAAGAGCGGTTCGGCGGCGGGGCGAGAGGGCCGGAACTCGTCGACGACGACGTGGAGGTGAGCGACTGA